One genomic window of bacterium includes the following:
- a CDS encoding PEGA domain-containing protein: MREITLALTACFALVACGPGVVAPGTDDDDDTTIPTCPEPCFGGGDDDGEDPGNGLLSVTLQSLAIEPEGTTVTAEIILDGVPTGTMAPATIALDAGTHEVTVRRDGFVSPTEEITVEQGGTATVQCTLGRDLTGTWEQVEPEPRDALNERFHEATMLLMAEPETFIEPCPTKIWLVGLRRGMCLLQGDAIWFCEPILYPESDEAYQATANGTITEEGRKVEYTFVAETVDQSWEQTYTFLAAP; this comes from the coding sequence ATGCGAGAGATCACCTTGGCGTTGACCGCGTGCTTCGCGCTCGTCGCCTGCGGACCGGGAGTCGTCGCGCCCGGCACGGACGATGATGACGACACGACCATCCCGACTTGTCCCGAACCGTGCTTCGGGGGTGGAGATGACGATGGTGAAGATCCGGGGAACGGGCTGCTCTCCGTCACACTCCAGTCGCTCGCCATCGAGCCAGAGGGAACCACCGTCACTGCGGAAATTATCCTGGATGGTGTGCCAACCGGCACCATGGCACCGGCGACCATTGCGCTCGATGCCGGAACGCACGAGGTCACCGTGCGTCGTGACGGCTTTGTTTCTCCCACAGAGGAGATCACCGTTGAGCAAGGTGGCACCGCGACCGTGCAGTGTACACTCGGGCGGGACCTCACGGGTACCTGGGAGCAGGTGGAACCAGAGCCGCGGGATGCACTGAACGAGCGGTTCCACGAGGCAACGATGTTGTTGATGGCCGAACCAGAAACCTTCATAGAGCCATGTCCAACAAAGATTTGGTTGGTAGGGCTCAGACGAGGGATGTGTCTTCTGCAAGGAGATGCCATTTGGTTTTGTGAGCCAATTTTGTATCCTGAGTCAGACGAGGCCTATCAGGCCACAGCCAATGGGACTATTACGGAAGAAGGTCGCAAGGTTGAGTACACGTTCGTAGCAGAAACGGTAGACCAATCCTGGGAACAGACCTACACCTTCCTCGCCGCGCCATAG